A window from Malania oleifera isolate guangnan ecotype guangnan chromosome 7, ASM2987363v1, whole genome shotgun sequence encodes these proteins:
- the LOC131159470 gene encoding acyl-coenzyme A oxidase 2, peroxisomal: MDFPVLHETAEDDDSLAARRIQRLSLHLAPMPPVAAGLQPLPCAARPKLAVSTGLLSDYLRGKHRDVQERVFEYFNSRPDLQTPVEISTAEHRELCMRQLQGLVTEAGIRPFRYVVDDPMKYFAIAEAAGSIDMSLGIKLGVQYSLWGGSVLNLGTKKHRDKYYNGIDNLEYPGCFAMTELHHGSNVQGLQTVATFDSITDEFIIDTPNDGAIKWWIGNAAVHGKFATVFARLMLPTHDSNGVSDMGIHAFIVPIRDLKTHQMLPGIEIHDCGHKIGLNGVDNGALRFRSVRIPRDNLLNRFGDVSRDGKYTSILPSINKRFAATLGELVGGRVGLAYSSVSVLKVAVTIAIRYSLLRQQFGPPKKPEVSILDYQSQQHKLMPMLASSYAFHFATLHLVEKYSEMKKSHDEQVTADVHALSAGLKAYVTAYTSKSLSICRESCGGHGYAAVNRFGSLRNDHDIFQTFEGDNTVLLQQVAADLLKQYKEKFQGGTLTVTWNYLRESMNTYLSQPNPVTARWESQDHLRDPGFQLDAFRYRTSRLLQTVTVRLRKHSKTLGSFGAWNRCLNHLLTLAESHIESVILEKFIEAVQRCPDANTRAVLKLTCDLYALDRIWNDIGTYRIVDYVAPNKAKAIHKLTEYLSFQVRNVAGEIVDAFNFPDHVTRAPIGLKSEAYAQYTQCVGF, from the exons ATGGACTTTCCCGTTCTCCATGAGACAGCCGAGGACGACGATTCCCTTGCCGCCCGGCGGATCCAACGGCTCTCCCTGCACCTGGCCCCAATGCCTCCCGTCGCAGCGGGGCTGCAACCGCTCCCGTGCGCCGCCCGGCCGAAGCTCGCCGTGAGCACGGGGCTGCTGTCAGATTACTTGAGGGGGAAGCACAGAGACGTGCAGGAGAGGGTCTTCGAGTACTTCAACTCCAGGCCTGATCTCCAGACGCCGGTGGAGATTTCGACGGCCGAGCACCGGGAGCTGTGCATGAGGCAACTTCAGGGGTTGGTCACGGAGGCTGGGATCAGACCCTTTAGGTACGTCGTTGATGACCCAATGAAGTATTTTGCCATCGCTGAGGCTGCTGGTAGTATCGACATGTCGCTTGGGATTAAGCTGGGGGTGCAGTACAG TCTTTGGGGAGGCTCTGTGCTCAACTTAGGAACTAAAAAACATAGGGATAAGTACTACAATGGTATCGACAATCTAGAGTACCCAGGTTGTTTTGCTATGACAGAACTCCATCATG GGTCAAATGTTCAAGGCCTCCAAACAGTAGCTACGTTTGATTCAATCACAGACGAATTCATTATTGACACGCCCAATGATGGAGCCATTAAATGGTGGATTGGCAATGCTGCTGTTCACGGGAAGTTTGCTACAGTTTTTGCCAGGTTAATGTTGCCAACTCATGATTCGAATGGAGTATCTGACATGGGCATCCATGCCTTTATTGTTCCAATAAGGGATTTAAAGACGCATCAAATGCTTCCAGGGATTGAAATACATGATTGTGGCCACAAGATTGGCCTGAATGGAGTGGATAATGGGGCACTGAGATTCCGTTCTGTAAGAATTCCCCGAGATAATCTTCTGAACCGATTTGGGGATGTCTCTCGAGATGGGAAATACACAAGCATCCTCCCATCCATTAACAAACGATTTGCTGCCACGCTAGGGGAACTTGTAGGTGGAAGGGTTGGCCTTGCATATAGTTCAGTTTCGGTTCTTAAGGTTGCTGTTACAATTGCTATCCGATATTCTCTACTACGCCAGCAGTTTGGTCCTCCCAAGAAGCCTGAAGTTAGCATCCTAGATTATCAATCTCAGCAACACAAGCTCATGCCCATGCTGGCTTCATCTTATGCATTCCATTTTGCTACTCTACATTTAGTGGAGAAATATTCCGAGATGAAAAAATCTCATGATGAACAAGTCACGGCGGATGTCCATGCACTTTCTGCTGGCCTTAAGGCTTATGTGACAGCTTATACATCAAAGTCATTGAGTATCTGCAGAGAATCATGTGGAGGCCATGGGTATGCTGCTGTCAATCGGTTTGGTAGCTTGAGGAATGATCACGACATCTTTCAGACATTTGAAGGGGACAATACCGTGCTTCTACAACAG GTGGCTGCCGATCTACTGAAGCAGTACAAAGAGAAATTCCAGGGTGGGACACTTACAGTCACATGGAATTACTTGCGAGAGTCCATGAATACTTACCTATCTCAGCCAAATCCAGTTACTGCACGGTGGGAAAGTCAAGACCATTTGCGCGATCCTGGCTTCCAGTTGGATGCGTTCAGG TATCGAACCTCTCGATTGCTCCAAACAGTTACTGTGCGCTTGCGCAAGCACTCCAAGACTCTAGGAAGCTTTGGTGCTTGGAATAGATGCTTGAACCACCTTCTGACACTTGCGGAGTCCCACATTGAATCTGTCATCCTCGAAAAATTCATTGAAGCAGTGCAGAG ATGTCCTGATGCAAATACTCGTGCTGTTCTGAAACTCACCTGTGATCTCTATGCCTTGGATCGAATCTGGAATGACATAGGAACCTATCGCATTGTTGACTATGTGGCCCCAAATAAAGCTAAG GCAATCCACAAGCTCACAGAATACCTGAGTTTTCAGGTGAGGAATGTTGCGGGGGAAATTGTAGATGCCTTCAATTTTCCAGATCATGTTACGAGGGCTCCTATCGGGTTGAAGTCAGAGGCTTACGCACAATACACACAGTGTGTTGGATTCTAA